A single genomic interval of Caldanaerovirga acetigignens harbors:
- the clpP gene encoding ATP-dependent Clp endopeptidase proteolytic subunit ClpP, translating to MNLVPIVIEQTNRGERAYDIYSRLLKDRIVFIGTPIDDTVASLVIAQLLFLESEDPDKDIYLYINSPGGSVTAGLAIYDTMQYIKPDVATICIGMAASMGAVLLAGGAEGKRYALPNSRIMIHQPWGGVQGKALDIETQAKEILRLREVLNDILVKHTRQPLEKIERDTERDFFMSASEAKEYGLIDEVIYKRVKAEEKR from the coding sequence ATGAATCTCGTTCCTATAGTGATAGAGCAGACGAATCGGGGGGAGAGGGCTTACGATATATATTCAAGGCTGCTCAAAGATAGGATAGTATTCATAGGAACTCCCATCGACGATACGGTGGCAAGCCTTGTGATAGCTCAGCTATTGTTTTTAGAATCGGAAGACCCTGACAAAGACATCTACCTTTACATCAACTCGCCAGGCGGTTCCGTGACGGCAGGCCTTGCCATATACGACACCATGCAGTACATCAAACCGGATGTGGCCACAATATGTATCGGCATGGCGGCCAGCATGGGTGCGGTGCTCCTTGCGGGAGGGGCTGAAGGCAAGCGCTATGCTCTGCCGAATTCCAGGATAATGATACACCAGCCGTGGGGAGGTGTGCAGGGCAAGGCTCTGGATATCGAGACCCAGGCTAAAGAAATATTGAGGTTGCGGGAGGTACTAAACGACATTTTGGTAAAGCACACCAGGCAGCCGCTTGAGAAAATCGAGCGGGACACGGAAAGGGACTTTTTCATGTCGGCATCAGAAGCGAAAGAATACGGGCTCATCGATGAGGTGATATACAAACGGGTGAAAGCCGAAGAAAAGAGGTGA
- the tig gene encoding trigger factor, translating into MKVNVEKIENNVATLKIEVEAGEFEKAVEQSYRKNVRRFNIPGFRRGKAPRSLIERYYGPEVFYEDAAEIVLSEAYKKGVEENSLEPVDHPHFDIDKIGKDIGVVATAKVTVKPEVKLGQYRGLEVEKMVYNVTEEDVEKELKDLQEKNSRLVSVERPAQKGDVVLVDLEGFANGEPLKDAKVQNYPLELGSKVLVEDLEEKIIGMKPGETKEVAVTYPAEHPNKDLAGKEVLFKVSLKEVKEKELPQLDDEFAKDVSEFETLEELKQDIKNRLEERAKSLSESSLRGAILKKVVEQAEVDIPQVMVDREIERLIMDFAFQLRLRGLDLKQYLEISKLSPEEFKGRFQERAYNNVKTSLVLEALAKAENIQVTDEEVEEELTKYAEAAQKSLAEYQKNLKEEDLEHIKDHILTRKIFDFLISQAKVNEKVVENVSQGEEDEEEQA; encoded by the coding sequence ATGAAAGTTAATGTGGAAAAAATAGAAAATAATGTGGCGACTTTGAAAATCGAAGTTGAAGCTGGAGAATTTGAAAAGGCTGTAGAGCAGTCTTACAGAAAAAATGTAAGAAGGTTCAACATTCCAGGTTTCAGGCGGGGCAAGGCCCCAAGGAGTCTAATTGAAAGGTATTACGGCCCCGAAGTTTTCTATGAAGATGCAGCGGAGATAGTGCTTTCCGAGGCCTACAAAAAAGGAGTAGAAGAAAACAGTTTGGAGCCGGTGGACCACCCGCATTTTGACATAGACAAAATAGGAAAGGATATAGGGGTTGTCGCTACTGCCAAAGTGACGGTAAAACCTGAAGTTAAGTTGGGACAGTACAGGGGTTTAGAAGTGGAAAAAATGGTGTACAATGTTACCGAGGAGGATGTGGAAAAAGAGCTAAAAGATTTGCAGGAGAAAAATTCGAGACTTGTGTCCGTAGAACGACCTGCACAAAAGGGCGATGTGGTGTTGGTTGACCTCGAGGGTTTCGCAAACGGGGAACCTTTAAAGGATGCGAAGGTACAAAATTACCCCCTGGAGTTAGGTTCGAAAGTTCTGGTAGAGGATTTGGAAGAGAAGATAATCGGAATGAAGCCTGGTGAGACCAAGGAGGTTGCGGTTACATATCCTGCTGAACATCCGAACAAGGACCTGGCGGGAAAGGAAGTACTCTTTAAAGTTTCGCTAAAAGAAGTTAAGGAAAAAGAACTTCCGCAGTTGGATGATGAGTTTGCAAAGGACGTAAGTGAATTCGAAACCTTGGAGGAATTAAAGCAGGATATTAAGAATAGATTGGAAGAAAGGGCAAAATCGCTTTCCGAAAGCTCTCTTAGAGGCGCCATCCTCAAAAAAGTTGTGGAACAGGCTGAGGTCGACATTCCGCAGGTAATGGTAGATAGAGAGATAGAAAGGTTAATTATGGATTTTGCTTTCCAACTCAGGTTAAGAGGATTGGATTTAAAACAGTATCTGGAGATTTCCAAGCTTTCGCCTGAAGAGTTCAAAGGGAGGTTCCAGGAAAGGGCCTACAACAACGTAAAGACATCGCTGGTCCTGGAGGCTTTGGCAAAAGCAGAAAATATACAAGTCACCGATGAAGAAGTGGAAGAAGAGCTGACCAAGTACGCCGAAGCAGCTCAGAAGTCTTTGGCTGAATATCAAAAGAATCTGAAAGAAGAAGACTTGGAGCACATAAAAGACCACATACTCACGAGGAAGATATTCGACTTTTTGATATCCCAGGCGAAGGTCAACGAGAAAGTCGTGGAGAACGTTTCCCAAGGCGAAGAGGATGAAGAAGAACAAGCTTGA
- the thrB gene encoding homoserine kinase — translation MVRVRVPASIANFGPGFDCIGTAVNLYNFIEMEFSDIPKIEVSGEGKGKISLGEDNLVYRAASTILKKVNIEKKLYIRLKNEIPLARGLGSSAACIAGGMIAANLLLGSPFSREEIINFATEMEGHPDNVVAAILGGFTISVKVNDRVLYKKLSMPPDLKFVVAIPEFELKTERARQVIPKNVSLEDAVFNIGRIALLVAGISERDLSVLQVATQDVLHQPYRMSLVPGLEEILEKAPKMGMLGCFLSGAGPSVVGVVLEEKSKETGEFMVGVFKEKGIKSQYVILESCNDGTIIT, via the coding sequence TTGGTAAGAGTCAGAGTTCCAGCGAGCATAGCCAATTTCGGCCCCGGTTTTGACTGTATTGGGACGGCGGTGAATTTGTATAACTTCATCGAAATGGAATTTTCTGACATTCCCAAAATAGAAGTGTCGGGTGAGGGCAAGGGGAAAATATCCTTGGGGGAAGATAACCTGGTGTACAGAGCAGCCAGCACTATTTTAAAGAAAGTGAACATCGAAAAAAAACTTTATATAAGATTGAAAAATGAAATACCGCTTGCGAGGGGATTGGGAAGCAGCGCCGCGTGTATTGCCGGTGGCATGATTGCTGCAAACTTGCTTTTGGGAAGCCCGTTCAGCAGGGAAGAAATAATAAATTTTGCCACCGAAATGGAAGGGCACCCGGATAATGTGGTCGCTGCCATCTTAGGAGGATTTACCATATCAGTAAAAGTAAATGACAGGGTTTTATATAAAAAATTATCCATGCCGCCTGATTTGAAGTTCGTAGTGGCAATTCCAGAATTCGAACTTAAAACTGAAAGAGCAAGGCAAGTGATTCCCAAAAATGTGAGCTTGGAGGATGCAGTATTCAACATAGGCAGGATAGCGCTGCTTGTGGCGGGTATAAGCGAAAGAGACCTTTCCGTGCTTCAAGTAGCAACCCAGGATGTTCTACATCAGCCGTACCGAATGTCGCTTGTGCCCGGATTGGAGGAAATATTGGAAAAAGCGCCGAAAATGGGCATGCTTGGCTGCTTCTTGAGCGGTGCTGGTCCTTCGGTGGTGGGAGTTGTGCTGGAAGAAAAATCGAAGGAAACAGGCGAATTTATGGTTGGTGTTTTCAAAGAAAAAGGGATAAAATCGCAATATGTAATTTTGGAATCTTGCAATGATGGAACTATCATAACGTAA
- the thrC gene encoding threonine synthase, with product MAYMGIISRYFDLLPVKRKECIVTLKEGNTPLIRAYNLENYLGLNFELHLKYEGVNPTGSFKDRGMTVAVSAALEKGSTAVICASTGNTSASAAAYAARAGLKCVVLIPKNAIAVGKLAQAIAYGAKVVAVEGNFDDALKIVREFSKKHPVTLVNSINPNRIEGQKTAAFEICDEFSAAPDYLAIPVGNAGNITAYWKGFREYHSIGKISKLPKMLGFQAAGAAPIVEKRVIENPKTIATAIRIGNPASWKTAEAAVTESGGLIDKVTDEEILNAYHLLAEKEGIFAEPASAASLAGVIKHFKMGYFKENSKVVCVLTGHGLKDPDTAIRTGVSPEVIPPEIHALERVIYGRE from the coding sequence ATGGCGTACATGGGGATAATTAGTAGATATTTCGATTTATTGCCAGTTAAAAGGAAAGAGTGCATCGTTACTTTGAAGGAAGGAAATACGCCGCTTATAAGGGCATACAATTTAGAGAATTACCTAGGATTAAACTTTGAATTGCACTTGAAATACGAAGGCGTCAACCCCACAGGTTCTTTTAAAGACAGGGGTATGACAGTGGCGGTTTCAGCGGCTCTGGAAAAGGGGTCTACTGCGGTAATTTGCGCTTCTACCGGAAATACTTCCGCTTCTGCGGCAGCTTATGCGGCAAGAGCCGGTTTAAAATGCGTAGTCCTCATACCGAAAAATGCCATTGCCGTGGGAAAACTTGCTCAGGCCATAGCTTATGGAGCTAAAGTTGTGGCCGTAGAAGGGAATTTTGACGATGCTCTGAAGATAGTGAGGGAATTTTCCAAAAAGCATCCGGTAACCCTGGTCAATTCCATAAACCCCAACCGCATAGAAGGTCAGAAAACGGCGGCTTTCGAAATATGCGACGAATTTTCCGCTGCCCCCGACTACCTTGCGATTCCTGTCGGAAATGCTGGGAACATCACGGCGTACTGGAAGGGTTTTAGAGAATACCATTCCATTGGGAAGATATCGAAGTTACCGAAAATGCTGGGGTTTCAGGCGGCTGGAGCGGCGCCGATAGTAGAAAAAAGGGTGATAGAAAATCCTAAAACAATAGCAACTGCCATTAGAATAGGAAATCCAGCGAGTTGGAAGACCGCGGAAGCTGCTGTAACTGAATCCGGTGGGCTCATAGATAAGGTGACCGACGAAGAAATACTAAATGCGTATCACCTTTTGGCAGAAAAAGAAGGTATTTTCGCAGAGCCGGCTTCGGCGGCGTCGTTGGCTGGAGTCATAAAGCATTTTAAGATGGGGTATTTTAAAGAAAATTCAAAAGTTGTATGCGTTTTAACAGGGCACGGTTTGAAAGACCCGGACACTGCGATAAGAACGGGCGTTTCTCCAGAGGTCATTCCTCCGGAAATTCATGCTTTAGAAAGAGTAATATACGGCAGGGAGTGA
- a CDS encoding homoserine dehydrogenase encodes MNIGILGLGTVGTGVVELLENNRKVIKQRLGEEVNVKKILVRDLSKKRTPYADGKLTVQADDILDDEQINIVVEVLGGEEPALSYIKKALQNKKHVVTANKEVISKHGKELFELAEKSGVGLYFEASVGGGIPIIRPMKHCLAANRILRISGILNGTTNYILTQMQEKRRNFEDALREAQRLGYAESDPSDDIKGFDAARKLAILSSIAFNTRITPDKVYVEGIENIELEDIKYAGELGYTVKLVASARKVGKSEVEVLVAPTMLSKNHPLSAVRDVYNAILVEGDAVGEVMFFGQGAGKMPTASAVVADIMDAAREGKRRIYCTCYDELKVIDVGSSTSRFYIRLKAKDKPGVLSKISGAFGRNDISLHMVIQKDVKGDVAEIVTVTHQVHFNNLKKAINEIRDLKDVERVINVIRVEEVSSNGVHGDN; translated from the coding sequence ATTAATATTGGGATTTTGGGGCTTGGCACAGTCGGAACAGGTGTGGTGGAGCTTCTTGAGAATAACCGTAAAGTGATAAAGCAAAGATTGGGTGAAGAGGTAAACGTTAAAAAAATACTGGTAAGGGACCTTTCAAAGAAAAGGACTCCTTACGCAGATGGTAAATTGACCGTGCAGGCCGATGATATATTGGATGATGAACAAATAAACATAGTCGTCGAGGTTTTGGGAGGGGAAGAACCGGCACTGAGCTATATAAAAAAGGCTTTGCAAAATAAAAAACATGTGGTTACGGCGAACAAAGAGGTAATATCTAAGCATGGAAAAGAACTTTTCGAGCTTGCTGAAAAGTCAGGAGTAGGCCTTTACTTCGAGGCCAGTGTGGGTGGGGGAATTCCGATAATAAGGCCAATGAAGCATTGTTTGGCTGCCAACCGCATCCTGAGAATTTCTGGGATACTAAATGGCACCACAAATTACATTTTAACACAAATGCAGGAAAAGAGAAGGAATTTTGAAGATGCTTTGCGTGAAGCGCAGAGGCTTGGATATGCGGAAAGCGACCCTTCAGATGATATTAAGGGTTTCGATGCAGCAAGAAAGCTTGCAATACTTTCTTCAATAGCATTCAATACGCGTATAACTCCAGATAAAGTCTACGTCGAGGGCATAGAGAATATAGAGCTCGAAGATATAAAATATGCTGGTGAATTGGGGTACACGGTAAAATTAGTGGCATCGGCTCGGAAAGTGGGAAAAAGCGAAGTAGAAGTCTTGGTGGCGCCAACGATGCTCAGTAAAAATCACCCTTTGAGTGCCGTAAGGGATGTCTATAATGCCATTCTTGTCGAAGGAGATGCAGTGGGAGAAGTCATGTTTTTTGGTCAAGGGGCAGGGAAGATGCCGACAGCCAGTGCGGTAGTGGCAGATATAATGGATGCAGCTCGCGAAGGGAAAAGGAGAATCTATTGCACTTGTTACGATGAATTGAAAGTTATAGATGTAGGTTCGTCGACAAGCCGGTTTTACATCCGCTTGAAGGCAAAGGACAAGCCTGGAGTGCTTTCTAAGATTAGCGGAGCTTTTGGGAGGAATGATATAAGCCTCCACATGGTAATACAAAAAGATGTAAAAGGTGATGTAGCAGAAATAGTAACGGTAACTCATCAGGTTCATTTCAACAACCTTAAAAAAGCCATAAATGAGATAAGGGATTTGAAGGATGTTGAGAGGGTAATCAATGTCATAAGAGTGGAGGAGGTATCTTCTAATGGCGTACATGGGGATAATTAG
- a CDS encoding ACT domain-containing protein, which yields MTGGRGFYIVKEEILPEILKKTVKAKELLKNGKAKTVNEATKMVGMSRSAYYKYKDYVFPFYEASMGKIITISLILEHKPGVLSSILDEIAKARGNILTINQNIPLQGLANVTISFDTSQMTRNVEEVLEIVEKKQGVAKIEVLAQE from the coding sequence TTGACGGGAGGCAGGGGATTTTACATAGTCAAGGAGGAGATTTTGCCTGAGATATTAAAAAAGACGGTAAAGGCCAAAGAGCTTTTAAAAAACGGTAAGGCAAAGACGGTAAACGAGGCTACAAAAATGGTCGGTATGAGCCGAAGTGCCTATTACAAATACAAGGATTATGTATTCCCTTTTTATGAGGCCAGTATGGGCAAGATAATTACAATATCTTTAATTTTGGAGCATAAACCGGGGGTTTTGTCATCAATTTTGGATGAAATAGCAAAAGCTAGAGGAAACATACTTACGATAAATCAAAATATTCCCCTGCAGGGTCTTGCAAACGTGACAATTTCTTTTGATACTAGCCAGATGACGAGAAATGTCGAAGAAGTGCTTGAAATCGTAGAAAAAAAGCAGGGAGTGGCGAAGATAGAAGTATTAGCTCAAGAGTGA
- a CDS encoding pyridoxal-phosphate-dependent aminotransferase family protein produces the protein MKKHHLRIPGPTEVPEQVLRAMQAPMINHRGEEFTSLFKKVSEEIKEVFQTKNDVLVFPSAGTGAMEAAIANLFSPGDLIVSFSCGVFGDRFADIAEAFGARVERIKVEWGRPVTYEIVRERISKDTKKEIKGVLFTHNETSTGVLNDIKSLREAVGDHPALVIVDAISSLGAVELNTDEWQIDVVVAGSQKALMIPPGLGLVSVSERAWKAVEDSKMPKYYWNFKNAKKSLEKGETPYTPAVSLVYALEESLKQIFDEGLENIIMRHKLLAKALREGLKNLGFRLFAQDSWASPTVTAVDISDFQGKINFSKALKNRFNITVAGGQEKLKGKIIRIGHVGYVDELDIINVLSAIEMILADEELFGKGVKAAEKVFNEGVEV, from the coding sequence ATGAAAAAGCATCATCTAAGGATTCCAGGTCCAACCGAGGTCCCTGAACAGGTTCTAAGGGCTATGCAGGCCCCCATGATCAACCACAGGGGCGAGGAGTTTACCTCGCTGTTTAAAAAAGTCTCGGAAGAGATAAAAGAGGTTTTTCAAACAAAAAATGACGTGTTGGTATTCCCTTCTGCAGGAACGGGAGCAATGGAGGCAGCTATTGCAAACCTCTTTTCTCCCGGAGATCTGATAGTTTCTTTCAGTTGCGGAGTCTTCGGCGACAGATTCGCAGACATAGCCGAAGCTTTTGGTGCAAGAGTAGAAAGAATCAAGGTCGAATGGGGAAGACCAGTGACCTATGAAATAGTGAGGGAAAGGATTTCAAAAGATACTAAAAAAGAAATAAAAGGGGTGCTATTTACCCATAACGAAACATCTACAGGCGTCCTCAACGATATTAAGAGCCTAAGAGAAGCTGTTGGAGACCACCCTGCACTCGTGATAGTTGATGCCATAAGTTCTCTAGGAGCCGTGGAACTTAACACCGATGAATGGCAAATAGATGTGGTAGTCGCAGGTTCGCAGAAAGCTTTGATGATTCCTCCCGGCCTCGGGCTTGTTTCAGTGAGTGAAAGAGCGTGGAAAGCTGTAGAGGATTCCAAGATGCCCAAATATTACTGGAACTTTAAAAATGCAAAAAAGAGCTTGGAAAAGGGTGAAACACCATACACCCCCGCGGTTTCGCTGGTATATGCCCTTGAGGAGTCGTTAAAACAGATTTTTGATGAGGGGCTTGAAAATATAATAATGAGGCACAAATTACTGGCAAAGGCTTTAAGAGAAGGTCTTAAAAATCTGGGATTCAGGCTTTTTGCACAAGATTCCTGGGCATCGCCGACGGTTACTGCAGTAGACATCTCGGACTTCCAGGGAAAAATCAATTTCTCTAAAGCTTTGAAAAATAGATTTAACATAACGGTAGCAGGCGGACAGGAAAAGCTAAAAGGTAAAATCATAAGAATAGGTCATGTCGGTTACGTGGATGAACTAGATATTATAAACGTGCTCTCCGCCATAGAAATGATATTGGCAGATGAGGAGCTTTTTGGAAAGGGAGTAAAAGCTGCCGAAAAAGTTTTTAATGAGGGAGTGGAGGTATAA
- the serA gene encoding phosphoglycerate dehydrogenase, which yields MRVLVSDKIAKEGIDILKSEFEVDVRTDLTSEQLKEIIKDYDALVVRSQTKVTKEIIDCSNLKVIGRAGVGVDNIDVEAATMKGILVVNAPEGNTIAACEHTIAMMFAMARKIPQAVTSLKSGRWERNKFTGVQLSGKTLGIVGLGRIGKEVAKRALALGMNVVGYDPYIARENVENLNIMLTDLNEVLRTSDFITFHVPLTKTTRQMIGEEQFKIMKDGVYIINCARGGIIDEKALYDALVSGKVAGCALDVFEKEPPEDNPLLSLDNVIATPHLGASTAEAQIVVAEEVAKDIIRALKGEIVKNPVNMVSVRPEEYSFILPYIRLAEKMGCLYTQLKNGRIQEVEMIYGGRLANTDVKLVTTAGIKGLLSNILQIPANLINAPIIARDRGIKITEKKIKEDEDAPGTVTMRVTTDKEVGIISGYVLEKDSPRITKIDDYKIDLIPEGYVLITNHKDKPGIVGKVGTILGKNDINIAAMQLGRKSYRGDALMALSVDEEIPESVLKEIKAIEDLKDAVFVKL from the coding sequence ATGAGGGTGCTGGTGTCGGATAAAATCGCAAAGGAAGGCATTGACATTCTGAAGTCCGAATTTGAAGTAGATGTAAGGACGGATTTGACTTCAGAGCAACTGAAGGAAATTATCAAAGATTACGATGCCCTAGTCGTGAGGAGCCAGACAAAAGTTACGAAGGAAATAATCGATTGCAGCAACTTAAAGGTCATAGGAAGAGCAGGTGTGGGCGTCGACAACATAGATGTGGAAGCCGCGACGATGAAGGGAATACTCGTTGTAAATGCCCCTGAGGGAAATACCATCGCCGCCTGCGAGCATACCATTGCCATGATGTTCGCCATGGCTCGCAAAATTCCCCAGGCCGTAACAAGTCTTAAGTCAGGAAGATGGGAAAGAAACAAATTCACCGGAGTTCAACTTTCCGGCAAGACCCTGGGCATCGTGGGCCTCGGGCGTATAGGAAAAGAAGTAGCAAAAAGGGCTTTGGCCCTCGGCATGAACGTGGTCGGGTATGATCCATATATTGCTAGAGAAAATGTGGAAAATCTTAATATTATGCTCACAGATCTAAATGAAGTTTTGCGCACTTCTGACTTCATAACGTTCCACGTTCCTCTCACCAAAACCACGCGCCAGATGATCGGAGAAGAACAATTCAAGATTATGAAAGACGGAGTATATATAATAAACTGTGCAAGGGGTGGAATCATAGATGAAAAGGCGCTTTACGACGCCCTCGTTTCGGGCAAGGTGGCAGGTTGCGCGTTAGATGTATTTGAAAAGGAACCACCGGAAGACAACCCGCTTTTAAGTCTGGATAACGTAATTGCGACTCCTCACCTGGGCGCTTCCACCGCAGAAGCCCAAATCGTCGTGGCCGAAGAAGTAGCCAAAGACATCATAAGGGCTTTGAAGGGCGAAATCGTAAAAAATCCCGTAAATATGGTGTCCGTAAGGCCAGAAGAATACAGCTTTATTTTGCCCTATATAAGGCTTGCGGAAAAAATGGGGTGTTTATACACCCAGCTTAAAAACGGCAGGATACAGGAAGTGGAGATGATTTACGGCGGCAGACTCGCAAATACGGACGTTAAACTGGTCACTACAGCAGGCATAAAAGGGCTTTTGTCTAATATTTTGCAGATACCTGCTAACCTTATAAACGCGCCGATAATAGCAAGAGACAGAGGAATAAAGATAACTGAAAAGAAAATAAAAGAAGATGAGGACGCACCCGGCACAGTAACCATGAGGGTTACGACAGATAAAGAGGTAGGGATTATTTCGGGATACGTTTTAGAAAAGGATAGCCCCAGAATTACAAAGATAGACGATTATAAAATTGACCTAATCCCCGAAGGGTACGTCCTCATCACAAACCACAAGGACAAACCGGGAATAGTTGGAAAAGTCGGTACCATCCTCGGAAAGAACGATATAAATATAGCAGCAATGCAGTTGGGGAGGAAATCATACCGTGGCGACGCTTTAATGGCCCTCAGCGTGGACGAAGAAATCCCGGAAAGCGTGCTGAAGGAGATCAAGGCCATCGAGGATCTCAAAGATGCTGTATTCGTGAAACTGTAA
- a CDS encoding D-2-hydroxyacid dehydrogenase: MKKILFGHKVSEKHLQKTKEIAPDWNVVMSEDPEDKLKEIKDAHIYVDWGFNIERRFIEAAEHLRWIQALTAGVDGLAFDLVREKGIIVTTTSGIHKVPIAELVFGYMLMFARGLTRFYEQQKKKVWDKNVRTAELFEKTLGIVGAGNIGSEIARLGKAFGMRVLGLNRSSRIQGNYSQMYDEMYGIGSLVELLSKSDFVVCAVPLTAETRHLLREEHFKAMKSTAYFINIARGAVVDEEALIKALKEGWIAGAALDVFEKEPLPPESPLWEMPNVIITPHIAGSSDRYMERAMKVVNENLRRYLQGEPLINIVDPDRGY, translated from the coding sequence ATGAAAAAAATCTTGTTTGGGCATAAAGTTTCCGAAAAACATCTCCAAAAAACAAAAGAAATTGCCCCCGATTGGAATGTAGTGATGAGCGAAGACCCGGAAGATAAATTAAAAGAGATAAAGGATGCGCATATATATGTGGACTGGGGTTTCAATATCGAAAGGCGTTTTATTGAAGCGGCAGAGCATCTCAGATGGATACAGGCCTTGACTGCGGGGGTTGACGGGCTTGCTTTTGACCTAGTAAGGGAAAAGGGCATAATTGTAACGACTACCAGCGGAATTCATAAAGTGCCGATTGCGGAGCTGGTGTTCGGCTACATGCTCATGTTTGCACGAGGGCTTACCCGGTTTTATGAACAGCAAAAAAAGAAGGTCTGGGACAAAAATGTAAGGACCGCGGAGCTTTTCGAAAAGACTCTGGGAATTGTGGGGGCAGGGAATATCGGAAGCGAGATAGCAAGGTTGGGCAAAGCCTTCGGCATGAGGGTTTTAGGCCTTAACAGAAGCAGCAGAATTCAGGGGAACTATTCGCAAATGTATGACGAAATGTACGGCATCGGCTCCCTCGTCGAGCTTCTTTCGAAATCCGACTTCGTGGTGTGCGCCGTCCCCCTTACCGCCGAAACCCGTCACCTGCTTAGGGAAGAACACTTTAAGGCGATGAAATCCACTGCTTACTTCATAAACATAGCCCGAGGCGCCGTAGTTGACGAAGAGGCCCTCATAAAGGCGCTGAAAGAAGGATGGATAGCAGGGGCGGCCCTGGATGTATTTGAAAAGGAGCCCCTGCCTCCGGAAAGTCCCCTGTGGGAAATGCCAAATGTTATAATAACCCCGCACATAGCAGGCAGTTCCGACCGTTACATGGAAAGGGCCATGAAGGTAGTGAACGAAAACCTGCGAAGGTACCTGCAGGGTGAGCCATTGATAAATATTGTCGACCCGGACAGGGGATACTGA
- a CDS encoding metallophosphoesterase, which translates to MRIAVFSDTHGFLQLIDNALEIAGPVDLVFHAGDVSPDADYIREAYRYRVYGVLGNCDTFSDYPAERLIKLEGKKILLTHGHAYRVKYGYDKLFTRAKELSADIVVFGHTHCPENGWNSGILIFNPGSLAFPRCGKRPTFGILEINEGEIKSSINEL; encoded by the coding sequence TTGAGGATAGCGGTATTTAGCGATACGCACGGCTTTTTGCAGTTAATAGATAATGCTTTGGAAATTGCAGGTCCTGTAGATCTGGTGTTTCATGCAGGGGACGTATCACCGGACGCCGATTACATAAGGGAAGCGTATAGATACAGGGTTTATGGAGTTTTGGGAAACTGCGATACCTTTTCGGACTACCCGGCTGAACGGCTTATAAAGCTGGAAGGAAAGAAAATACTCCTTACCCACGGCCATGCGTACCGCGTGAAGTACGGATACGATAAGCTCTTTACCAGGGCTAAGGAACTTTCCGCCGATATAGTGGTCTTCGGCCACACCCACTGTCCCGAAAACGGCTGGAATAGCGGTATTCTTATTTTCAATCCGGGCAGCCTCGCCTTTCCCCGCTGCGGGAAAAGGCCTACTTTCGGCATTCTCGAAATAAATGAAGGTGAAATAAAAAGCTCGATAAATGAGCTTTGA
- a CDS encoding XTP/dITP diphosphatase, producing MRSIVIATKNRGKLKEFKEMLSDIPVDILSLCDFPDIEVEENGKTFDENALIKAKKVVRLTKAAALSDDSGLEVEVLGGRPGVHTARFAGPFASDRENIEKLLNELKGVPAEKRKARFVCCLCFAMPDGGVIIEHGYLEGFITYEPKGTMGFGYDPVFFVPELGKTLAEATLKEKNAVSHRARAMQKMKKHLLQFVKSAFGSGGSSIEDSGI from the coding sequence ATGCGAAGTATAGTCATCGCTACCAAAAACCGAGGCAAGTTGAAGGAATTCAAAGAAATGCTTTCCGATATCCCCGTGGACATCCTTTCGCTTTGCGATTTTCCGGATATAGAAGTGGAAGAAAACGGAAAGACATTCGACGAAAACGCACTAATTAAAGCGAAAAAAGTTGTTCGACTGACCAAAGCCGCAGCTCTAAGCGACGATTCGGGGCTGGAAGTCGAGGTCTTAGGTGGGAGGCCTGGGGTGCACACTGCGAGGTTTGCAGGGCCATTTGCCAGCGACCGTGAAAATATCGAAAAATTACTAAATGAACTAAAAGGTGTTCCGGCGGAAAAAAGGAAAGCGAGATTCGTTTGCTGTCTATGCTTTGCTATGCCCGATGGGGGGGTTATTATCGAACACGGCTATTTGGAAGGGTTTATCACTTATGAGCCAAAGGGCACCATGGGATTCGGATACGATCCTGTTTTTTTTGTACCGGAGCTTGGGAAAACCTTGGCTGAAGCCACGCTAAAGGAGAAAAACGCCGTAAGCCATCGGGCCAGAGCTATGCAAAAAATGAAAAAACACCTGCTGCAATTTGTAAAAAGTGCTTTTGGAAGCGGAGGGTCAAGTATTGAGGATAGCGGTATTTAG